Sequence from the Bacillota bacterium genome:
TAATCAAGCGCAAGGTTGGTAAAGCAGGGGTTAAGGGCAAGAAGTAAGGAGCGTGAGGGAAGTTGCTGAAGAAGGAGACGCGCCGAGAACTGCGGCGGCGGAAGCATGCCCGGGTCAGAAAAAAGGTTTTTGGGACACCTGAAAGGCCGCGGCTCAGTGTTTACCGCAGCCTTAACCATATCTACGCCCAGATTATTGACGATACGCGGGGAACAACCCTGGCAGCCGCCTCTACTTTGTCACCCGAAATTCGAGGAGAGGTCGGTAACCGGAAAAACCTCGCAGCGGCGCGGGTCGTGGGCAGGTTGATCGCCGAAAAGGCCCGCGCCCGGGGGATTACCAGAGTTGTTTTCGACCGGGGTGGCTACCCCTATCATGGCCGGATTGCTGCCCTGGCCGAGGCAGCCCGGGAGCACGGCCTGGATTTTTAGAGAACAGGGAGGGAGTAATCGTTTTGCGAATTGATCCCAATACTTTAGAGCTTACAGAAACCGTCGTAAGCATCAACCGGGTTGCCAAGGTTGTGAAGGGCGGGAGACGGTTCAGTTTC
This genomic interval carries:
- a CDS encoding 50S ribosomal protein L18 is translated as MLKKETRRELRRRKHARVRKKVFGTPERPRLSVYRSLNHIYAQIIDDTRGTTLAAASTLSPEIRGEVGNRKNLAAARVVGRLIAEKARARGITRVVFDRGGYPYHGRIAALAEAAREHGLDF